CCTCCAGTATGTACGAAACACGGGCATTCTGGTTCCAGTCAACGTCTGTAGCTTTCACTGTGAAAACAGAGAGACCTGGTGTGTTGTTTTCTACAATGTAGCCCTCATATGCGCTTCTCTCAAAGACAGGCGCGTTGTCATTCACGTCTGAGATCTGTAAGGTGATTGTGACGCTGCTGGAGAGGGAGGGCACTCCCTCATCAGAGCAGGTCACAGTGATATTATACTCAgatgctctctctctgtctaaaTCACTGTCTGTTTCTATACTGAAAAAGTCATTCGatgtggaagaaactgaaaatggAATGTTCTTGTTAATATTACACTGGACTTTTCCATTTTCGCCTGAGTCTGGATCTTGAATATTTATAATCGTCACAACAGTGCCAGGCAGAATGTCTTCTGCTATTATGGTAGACTTTGACATGATATTTATGGCAGGCACATTGTCATTTGTATCAAGTACTTCTACTACAACTTTACTAGTATCGGTTAATCCTCCTTCATCACTGGCCTGGACATGTATTTGATATTGTCGCTTCTTTTCAAAGTCGGTGCTTCCGACCAATTTAATTTCACCAGTTTCTCGGTTTACGTCAAATATTTCTGACGCATCATCCACGGAGTTTAGTATTGTAAAGGATATCTTTCCATTGGATCCTTCGTCCAAATCAGAGGCACTAACTGTCATTAGTACAGTTCCTTCGGGTGCATTTTCTCTTAAGGTGGACTTGTATATTTTTTGAGTAAAAACTGGGGCATTATCATTACTATCaagcacatttacatttatctgAACTACTCCGGAGAGCTGCGGATCACCACCGTCTACTGCTGTCAACACAAGCGACAAATGATCCTGTTTTTCTCGATCTAAAGGTTTTTGCAAAACCATTTCTACCAGCTTAGTTCCATCCGCTTGATTCTGCACCTTCAAAACGAAGTTATCAGTGGGCTTTAGCAGATAACTTTGAAGGCCATTTACACCGACATCGAGATCTATTGCTTGTTCGAGCATAAATACAGTTCCTGTAATAACTGACTCACTTATTTTGAATTTCATCTCACCTCTTTTAAAAATCGGGGCGTTGTCATTAACATCTGTCACTTCGACGGTAATGCTATAAAATTCCATTGGATTCTCTAAAATAACCTGGAAGTGTAAAGCACAGGGTCCCGTCTGCGCACAGATCGCCTCTCTGTCTATTTTGTCTTTGACGAGGAGGactcctctttctctgtttaACTCAATGTACTCTGCGTTGTCTCCGGTATAAATACGAGCTCTCCCTGATTTCAGTCTTTTTATATCAAGCCCCAAATCTTGTGCAATATCACCCACGAAAGAGCCTTTCGGCATTTCTTCTGGAATGGAATAACTGACCTGCCCAGTCACTGAgctgaaacagaaaagcaaGATGAAAAGCAGCACTTGCCGTCGCATTGTTCTCAACGTCATGTTCCAGCGAAATAATATTCCTGTAAAAACGGAATCCACTTCAAAATTAATCCTGCTTATATCCTCATGTTGTGTGTATATCTTTTTCAGATCGTAAATTGGAAATATAAAGTAACACCACCCGTCCAAATTAACGTTTAAATCTCTGGTCTTCGTGTTCTTTACTGCGCAATGTGTCTTTCTCTCGTTCTGTATCATAAATGATGGGGGTGGCACTGCTCATTTCGTCTCCTGAATAACACAGGATGGTCAACAGCGGCCCTAAGAGTTCTACTTGCTGAACTACAGAATACAAtgaggaaataaaaatgattactagtAGTTTCTGTGTTAAAATGACTGAATTGCTTTAAATCGTTAGTTtctttcatattattattattattattattattattattattattattattattattattattattattattattattatattttattgtaacagaaaaatacaaataagctAAACTAATAAACGTGGACTGTTTCGAATTGTGAAAGCCCCTCTAAACAACACCTGCTCATATTTCATAAACTGTCTTGAAGTAACACTGTAATTAACCGTTCCAGACGAAACGAGCAGAGGACCTCTCCTTGgtgctgaagaagaaaaactacAATTGCAACTACGGCAAAACAGGAACACACAATCCAGCCTTCCAATTTCTAAACTACTGATGAaacagaaaaccacaaacataagTAGGAGTCTGAGGCCAGCAAGTCTTATTATCCGGTATTGAATTATAAAAATATTCCAAACATTACTTACTTCACTAACGAAAAACAGAAGATGGGTTATTAACTGAATTAGATTGCATTTGCATTGAAAGTATGTATAAAACAATATATAGGCAAGTAGAGCTATTACatttgaaaaacaatgaaatacaaTAGATACAACACAGACTTTTAACAGGTGGCAAAGCCCCACCGGTCAATATTAAAGAATAATGAAGGCCGTGTGTAATTCATGGATATATATTACTGTAACATTATTGTTTCTGAAAGTCTAACCTCTAGAGGAGAGTCTGGTTCATCCAGGatgctcttttcactctgtatcCGCTTCATCGTCCCTGTAGAACTGGGGTCCATTATCAGCACGTTCTGACTACCAGCGCTGCCGAACTTACAGTCATTCTTTGTGGAGTCAGTCGTCCTGCACACCTCGTAATTATACACATGGGGGAGAGTCCCTGTCCCCAGAGTGTCTGAGTAACGTGGTGGATAATATGGAATGACAGGGAGGTTGGAGTGATACAGGATGCGAGACTGTCTCCACCTGTAGATTTTGACTGATATAATAACCACTAAAAAGGtgatgaagaggaaggaaaCTACAGCCAGAGCCAAGACTAAGAAAAAAGTCAGGTTGTCATTGTACTCCTTGTCGTGTGTATAGTCAATGAACTCCGACAGCACGTCAGGGAAGCTGTCCGCTACCGCCACGTTAACAATGACTGTCGCCGAACGAGAGGGCTGCCCGTTGTCCTCCACTATAACAGtcagtctttgtttgacaggaTCGTTTTCAGTGACTTGGCgggttgttcttatttctcCATTCTGTAAGCCCATTTCAAACAGCGCCCTGTCTGTGGCTTTCTGCAGTTTATAGGAGAGCCAGGCGTTCTGTCCAGAGTCCACATCAACAGCCACCACTTTAGTCACCAGATAGCCCACATCTGCTGAACGAGGCACCATTTCAGCCACCAGAGAGCCACCAGTCTGGACTGGGTACAGAACCTGAGGGGGGTTGTCGTTCTGATCTTGgataattatttttacagtcACATTGCTGGCGAGGGGAGGAGAGCCTCCATCCTGCGCTTTGACGTGGAACTGGAAATCTTTGATCTGCTCATAATCAAAAGAGCGCACTGCATGGATGGCTCCATTATCAGCATTAACGGACACATATGAGGAGACTGGCACTCCGTTAACAGAGGAGTCCTCCAGTATGTAAGAAACGCGGGCATTCTGGTTCCAGTCAGCGTCTGTGGCTTTCACTGTGAAAATAGAGAGACCTGGTGTGTTGTTTTCTACAATGTAGGCCTCATATGAGCTCCTCTCAAAGACAGGCGCGTTGTCATTCACATCTGAGATCTGTAAGGTGAGAGTGACGCTGCTGGAGAGAGAGGGCACTCCCTCATCAGAGCAGGTCACAGTGATATTATACTCAGAGGCTGTCTCTCTGTCTACATCACTGTCTATTACTAAGGTAAAGACGTTATTTGATGTTgacatgattttaaaatgatcatgGTCACCTAGAAAGCATCGGACTTTGCCATTTTCATTTGAATCTGGATCCTGGACGTTCATCATGGTCACACCAGTGCCCTGTTTAACATTCTCAGGTATACTGGATGAAGCCGACATAATATCAATAGCTGGTGGGTTATCATTTGTATCCAGCACCTCAATCATAACCTTACATACATCGGAATTACCGCCTTCATCTGATGCTTGAACATCTATCTCAAAATGCCGAAATTTCTCATAATCAAGTTTTCCATTAATCTGAACACCCCATTCTCTTCATCTATATCGAATAAATCTAGTGCTCCCTTTGGAGCGTTTGAAATTGAGTATCGTACCTGTCCATGGGTGCCTTCATCTGCATCAGACGCGCTTACCGTGGTTAGAACGGTCCCCTTCAACGAATCTTCTCTTACATTAGTTTTATACTCCACTTGAGAACAAACAGGTGCGTTGTCGTTTGCATCCAGGACAGTCACGATAATTTGAATGGTTCCAGAAAGCTGTGGAATACCACCATCTAAAGCAGTCAACACTAAAATCACCCGGTCCTGTTTCTCTCGATCGAGTGCCCTCTTTAAAACCATTTCAAGATTTCTACTGATGCCAATCCTGTAAGGATTTAGAATGAATATGTCACTTTGACTCAGTGAATAGCCACGGAGCCCATTAATgcccacatcatcatcatcagctttTTCCAAAACGAATTTTGACCCAATTTTAGCCATCTCACTGACATCAAATTTCATttcactgcttttaaaaacGGGAGAGTTGTCATTAATATCAGTGATCTCGATAGTGATAGTGTAATGTTGCATAGGATTTTCtaaaatgatttgaaaatcAAGAGCGCAGGGCGTCGTCTGTCCACAGAGCGCTTCTCTGTCTATTCGCTCTTTTATTAGAAGGACTCCCCTTTCTTTATCCAGCTCGATGTATTCCGTACCCTCTCCTCTATATATACGAGCTCTTCCTGATTTAAGTCGTTTAACATCTATACCTAAATCTTGTGCTATGTTACCGACCAAAGATCCTTTCGCCATTTCCTCGGGAATGGAGTAGCTGACCTGGGCAAAACCTGGGCTGAGAGAAAGAACCGAAAAAAAGAAGAGTAGACCGACTTGCCGTGTCATTGTTCAGTCAGACAATTTCCCTTCCAAACAAAGAGATATGAAATCCGTTATCCAGTAAAATGCTTGCACGCACAAACATCAGTATATAGAAATAATAATGATT
The sequence above is a segment of the Archocentrus centrarchus isolate MPI-CPG fArcCen1 chromosome 10, fArcCen1, whole genome shotgun sequence genome. Coding sequences within it:
- the LOC115786625 gene encoding protocadherin gamma-A5-like isoform X37 is translated as MTLRTMRRQVLLFILLFCFSSVTGQVSYSIPEEMPKGSFVGDIAQDLGLDIKRLKSGRARIYTGDNAEYIELNRERGVLLVKDKIDREAICAQTGPCALHFQVILENPMEFYSITVEVTDVNDNAPIFKRGEMKFKISESVITGTVFMLEQAIDLDVGVNGLQSYLLKPTDNFVLKVQNQADGTKLVEMVLQKPLDREKQDHLSLVLTAVDGGDPQLSGVVQINVNVLDSNDNAPVFTQKIYKSTLRENAPEGTVLMTVSASDLDEGSNGKISFTILNSVDDASEIFDVNRETGEIKLVGSTDFEKKRQYQIHVQASDEGGLTDTSKVVVEVLDTNDNVPAINIMSKSTIIAEDILPGTVVTIINIQDPDSGENGKVQCNINKNIPFSVSSTSNDFFSIETDSDLDRERASEYNITVTCSDEGVPSLSSSVTITLQISDVNDNAPVFERSAYEGYIVENNTPGLSVFTVKATDVDWNQNARVSYILEESSVNGVPVSSYVSVSADSGVIHAVRSFDYEQIKDFQFHVKAQDGGSPPLSSNVTVKIIIQDQNDNPPQVLYPVQTGGSLVAEMVPRSADVGYLVTKVVAVDVDSGQNAWLSYKLQKATDRALFEVGLQNGEIRTIRQVNDKDAVKQRLTVIVEDNGQPSRSATVIVNVAVADSFPEVLSEFTDYTHDKEYNDNLTFYLLLALAVVSFLFITCLVVIISVKIYRWRQSRILYHSSLPVIPYYPPRYSDTLGTGTLPHVYNYEVCRTTDSRKSDCKFGSAGSQNVLIMDPSSTGTMQRIQSEKSILDEPDSPLDQKPPNNDWRFTQGQRPGPSGATGGPEVAMGTGPWPQPPTEAEQLQALMAAANEVSEATATLGPGTMGLSTRYSPQFTLQHVPDYRQNVYIPGSTATLTSNPQQQQATAQQATQQALPPPQASAQPEPPKAAQTPASKKKSTKKEKK